The region ggccatcactaaataaatcgttattttgttattttgagcaccaaaaatattctcgtcactttataatattaatattgaaccactgtactcacatgaaccgatttaaatatgtttttagtacctttatggatcttgagagaggcctcacggagccatcggatttcaactaaaatatcttaaaggtcccgttcttcgtgatcccatgtttcaaactttagttagtgtgtaatgttgttgttagagtataaataaaatctgtaaaattttaaagctcaaagttcaatgccaagcgagatattttatttaacagaagtcgcctacatcgaacggccagtttggactacatccctctacttccttctttaatgacgtcactaaaacagttttttgactaacctccgcccacaggaatacacaagagttgcgtttgtagagtgtgtttgtcgccatgtcgtcgaaacgctgttattttcatcccgcagtccaatcaccgggtctgattccggctcaaattgatagggtaaaattaaagacatgtttacaataacactgagcgcgtgcatctccacgttatggtaagaggcgtgacctttccgggcaaggttagctaagctgctgtcgaatcacaacacaggaaccgctggcacaatcagaactcgttacgtatttctgaaggagggacttcatagaacaaggaagtcatcagcccgtttttatgacagtggaaacagcggtatacagataagtaaattatgtgaaaaatactgtgtttttttacacgcgaaacatgaacacgttatattgcacactataaacacaatcaaagcttcaaaaaaccacgaaaaacgggacctttaatttgtgttccgaagattaacgaaggtcttacgggtgtggaacgacatgagggtgagtaataaatgacagaattttcatttttgggtgaactaaccctttatggaCCAAATTTCTGGATAGTAGAAGTTTTGTCATTTTGGAGCATTACCACACTAGTTCACATTGACATTCATTATAATGGAAATAAGGAAAGAAAGATATGGTataacatgagggcgagtaagtAATGCTTTGAAAACCTTTTAATTTGAACTATGATTAGTATTTTCAgtgataaattataaaatacaataacaCTAACCTGAAGTGCAGCAACACTTTTTTCTACATTTGAAGATGAAAATAGTGGCTACAATTAAAATGACTGCAAGTGCTGAGCACACAAGTATTGTGATCAATGCTGTGGCAGGAACGCCGGACTCTACAacgaaagaaaaagaaagaaaacaaaatgttcaTGAGCAACAATCTGTATGGTGTATGTAAATATTCAGCATTGTCCAGTACATTGTAGTGTCATATTAACAATGCCTACAGGGTGATCAGAAACGACTTGCATAGTTACTGTGAGGCAAAGTATGATAGATACTTCCTCAACATAACCTTGtgctgttctgtttgttttataataatgtaaaaattttATTCAGGCtttgaaatgaatgaatgaatgaattaatcaaTGAATAAATCAATGTATGAATCAATCAATGATATTGATATGATATGAATTTACTACTCATTTTTCATGGGGAAGTGGCATAATGCTTTGCAGTTGCATAATGGCCACTCATTTTAAAAGTCTTTGTTATGTATGTTTAGGTGAATGAGCAAAGTGTGGGAAGATTGAATCAACATTTTCTTTCAGAAAAAGGCTTATATGAAGAGTGGTATGTGCCTTTAATTGAATGTTCACGTTAAATGAAGTGAATGAAAAAGTACCTGATGGTTTCACTGTTGCGGTGTACAGTGTGCTGTTTGGAGGTTCAGTCTTCAAGTCTTCGGCAGAGAAAACAAATGATtattacaaaaacaacaacaaaaaacacatccCTTACAGAATGCATTGATGATATTGTTATTGACTAGCTTCTGCCAGAGATATTTACTCTACTATCCTATTGTCTTATTGTCAAGAGAAATGATCTTGAGTTATCCGTAAGATAGAAAACCAAGGTACCATTATGTACTTGAAGAAAAATCTGCTCTATCTGCATCTTATGATCATGGAAAATGATGGTGCAAGAGTAATTCCCAGAGTCTTCATCTTTTATATCTTCAATGTGAAGTGTACCATTCTCCATTATTTGCATCCCAGTCCTCTTGCTGAAAATTTTTGAAtgctgttgtttatttaaattgatCCTGGCCAGCAGGATGGTTTTGTTGATTGTGTGGTATTTCCATTCAATTGAATTAATTTTCCTCAATGGAAATTCAGGGAGAGGAAACATTACAGTCTGTCCCTTCGGTATGGATGTGTGTACACCTTTTACAAGAGAAAGGATCAAGTTATTAATTGATTTCAGTTAAAagttcttaaaagaaacattttttcttagtgtgaagaacattttaatattctaaAGAATCTtattccactataaagaacctgcAATGGAAAGTGGATGTTTTTCATTGACCACAGATGCcagtaaagaaccttttttaaccattttaaGAAAGTAGAAAAGCAACTCTGTAACTTCATCTCTGTAGTCAAATGTTCCCCTGAAACACTGTTGATCCTAAATAATGTGTGAAATACATCTTCTTTGACCTATGAAGATTGTTGATTTCTATGAAAAACAGCATATCATCACCTTTAGTACTACTGAACAGCATCctattttagaagaaaaaata is a window of Megalobrama amblycephala isolate DHTTF-2021 linkage group LG6, ASM1881202v1, whole genome shotgun sequence DNA encoding:
- the LOC125269503 gene encoding uncharacterized protein LOC125269503, with translation MKNYQCIIFFTLLQFTLGVHTSIPKGQTVMFPLPEFPLRKINSIEWKYHTINKTILLARINLNKQQHSKIFSKRTGMQIMENGTLHIEDIKDEDSGNYSCTIIFHDHKMQIEQIFLQVHNDLKTEPPNSTLYTATVKPSESGVPATALITILVCSALAVILIVATIFIFKCRKKCCCTSEEHIYANNTIIQGNKRSQVGRRMPDNKNR